A region from the Leopardus geoffroyi isolate Oge1 chromosome C2, O.geoffroyi_Oge1_pat1.0, whole genome shotgun sequence genome encodes:
- the CC2H21orf140 gene encoding uncharacterized protein C21orf140 homolog, translating to MPHFANPLLRNIITRNPFDNIKRKRCLQYLKTLKTLQNDGFKTIYFGETNIAESLVTGEDFSDGCFMQTPTWCIVHAGGSQGWVPWKYQTFLRDEVCIKQEDSLFSEFCDVVRKAYGKCAIVVKERRQQDKKKPEEDKEPEAQIHAPSVIDLMSLVCCPEVAKSCGHELLSLPSLYNYLNPLDSAWSSLKWFIINNRKEFCFQYIDSVYSYQYILVRDLISKGIERINPSKWKTLTNKVRRWENYYLGKFS from the coding sequence ATGCCTCACTTTGCAAACCCTCTTTTAAGAAACATCATTACCAGAAATCCATTCGATAACATCAAGAGGAAGCGATGCCTCCAATATTTGAAAACGCTGAAAACACTGCAAAATGATGGATTTAAGACCATATATTTTGGAGAAACCAATATTGCCGAGAGTCTTGTCACCGGAGAAGATTTCAGTGACGGGTGTTTCATGCAAACTCCAACTTGGTGTATCGTGCATGCTGGTGGTAGTCAAGGATGGGTGCCTTGGAAGTACCAGACGTTCCTTAGAGATGAGGTATGCATCAAACAGGAAGACAGCctcttctctgagttctgtgatgTGGTGAGGAAGGCCTACGGGAAGTGCGCCATTGTGGTCAAAGAGAGAAGGCAGCAAGACAAGaagaagccagaggaagacaaagagCCAGAGGCCCAGATCCATGCCCCATCGGTCATTGACCTAATGAGCCTTGTGTGTTGCCCGGAGGTAGCCAAGTCCTGCGGCCACGAACtactctctctgccttccctttaCAATTACCTAAACCCTTTAGACTCAGCCTGGTCTTCTTTGAAATGGTTTAtcatcaataacagaaaggagTTTTGCTTTCAGTACATTGACAGTGTCTATTCTTACCAGTACATACTTGTCAGAGATTTAATTAGCAAAGGGATCGAAAGGATAAACCCAAGCAAGTGGAAAACACTAACCAACAAAGTGCGGAGATGGGAAAACTACTATCTTGGTAAATTTTCTTAA